The proteins below come from a single Malus sylvestris chromosome 3, drMalSylv7.2, whole genome shotgun sequence genomic window:
- the LOC126616288 gene encoding F-box/kelch-repeat protein At3g23880-like produces MGHNLPEEIIHDILSRLPPKSLIRCTLVCKAWRSTIKNPSFIPSHLNRTIYLNNQFGTHLLLLHCVSRAILSSSVNIWLDEPREKHCNLHYDNHAFDEYCKLEFPIIPNMNKFLRVVGVCNGLVCLAVDNDRLGYIFMLCNPSIRKSVTLPKPHLSFETIGSYDAYIGFGFDAVTNDYKVVRLITEHREEPNTFYEVYSLAGGYWSDPRSLDHVCEVTDPHKPPAFVNGAIHFKAFYRSKNGGFEWFILAFDVGSNTFRRIMAPTDFAASALTQLSISGDGKSIAIFNLCQSFLDGTYLDIWVMKEYGMEESWTKLTTPCPPDIQREIPYKPLCFRKSGDVVLVPDGHPIYYGDPYGIVSLDPVSKQFKSLGFLDCEYYYVESYVESLVLLDKTDAVSY; encoded by the coding sequence atGGGTCACAATTTGCCTGAGGAAATCATACATGATATACTATCTAGACTACCGCCAAAATCTTTGATCAGATGCACCTTGGTGTGCAAGGCATGGAGGTCCACGATAAAAAATCCCAGCTTTATTCCCTCCCACCTCAACCGTACAATCTATCTTAATAACCAGTTTGGCACCCACCTCCTCCTACTCCACTGTGTTTCTAGAGCTATTCTTTCCAGCAGCGTCAACATTTGGCTTGACGAGCCAAGGGAGAAGCATTGCAATTTGCACTATGACAACCATGCTTTTGATGAGTACTGCAAGCTAGAATTTCCAATCATTCCCAACATGAATAAATTTCTTCGCGTGGTTGGAGTTTGTAATGGGCTGGTGTGCCTTGCTGTTGATAACGACCGTTTAggttacatattcatgctatgCAACCCGTCTATAAGAAAGTCCGTGACACTTCCGAAGCCTCATCTATCCTTCGAGACCATTGGCTCGTACGATGCTTatattggttttggttttgacgctGTGACTAATGACTACAAGGTTGTGAGACTTATCACTGAGCACCGTGAAGAGCCGAATACTTTTTATGAGGTTTATTCACTAGCTGGAGGCTATTGGAGTGATCCTCGTTCTTTAGATCACGTATGTGAAGTTACAGATCCTCATAAACCCCCGGCTTTTGTTAATGGTGCTATTCATTTTAAGGCATTCTACCGTTCAAAAAATGGTGGTTTTGAATGGTTCATTTTGGCGTTTGACGTGGGCAGCAATACATTTCGCAGGATAATGGCACCGACGGATTTCGCAGCCTCAGCGTTAACGCAATTGTCTATATCAGGTGACGGGAAATCTATTGCTATATTCAACCTTTGTCAGTCATTTCTTGATGGCACATATCTTGATATATGGGTGATGAAAGAGTATGGCATGGAAGAGTCATGGACCAAACTGACAACTCCATGTCCACCAGATATACAAAGAGAAATTCCTTACAAGCCATTATGTTTTAGGAAGAGTGGTGATGTAGTGTTGGTACCGGATGGTCATCCTATTTATTATGGTGATCCGTATGGAATAGTTTCTCTAGACCCTGTGAGCAAGCAATTCAAAAGTCTTGGATTTCTTGATTGCGAATATTACTATGTTGAATCTTATGTTGAGAGCCTCGTCTTACTCGACAAGACCGATGCAGTTTCGTACTGA
- the LOC126616270 gene encoding pentatricopeptide repeat-containing protein At5g55840, giving the protein MLSSTARPKQFALGSHAVSKLRAFHAFSQKNPNPNLGADGAKSIARENPQASGSEMEKSIYAILTIDRWVSLNHMEYRMASLRPVHGKLALKFLNWVIEQSGLELNHLTHILSVTTHILVRARMYDSAKSVLGHLLQMDFGPKSVFSALMDTYPLCNSNPSVFDLLIRVYLREGMAGCAVEASYLMGLRGFRPSTCTCNMILALLAKDQKAASVWSFFKEMLAQKVCPDVATFNILIGVLCAEGKLKRASYLLRKMEKSGYAPNTVTYNTLLNWYCKKGRYKAAFELIDHMGSKGIEADVCTYNMLIGDLCRNNRSAKSYLLLKKMRRKKLSPNEVTYNTLINGFVKEGKIDVATRVFDEMSRFNLSPNSVTFNALINGLSQNGKLDEAFRLFDMMEATGIRPTEVSYGALLNGLCKHAKFDLARSVIEKLRMDGIAVSCIMYTEIMDGLCKNGLLDEAMKFFNMMVQDGMNPDIVAFSVLINGLCRAGKMKHAKEMVCKIYKAGLSPNRIIYSTLIYNSCKMGNIAEACNIYAAMNCTGHGADHFTCNLLVGSLCEAGKLGVAEDFMCHMSSISLDPNSVTFDCLINGYGSMGNGLKALSIFDEMIKSGHHPSPFTYGSILKGLCKGGNLGEAKKFLKKLHGIPYAVDTVVYNTILHETCKSGNLHEAVSLLDEMVENNVLPDNYTYGSLLAGLCWKGKIVAAILLFGKVMEKVTLSQSATMYTCLVDGLFKTGQSKAASYLFEEMENKGLYSDTIACNVMIDGYSRMGKMTKAKELFSTMGSQRLPPNLDTYNILLHGYSKNRDLLTCSGLYKKMIRAGLYPDKLTFHSLIQGLCESGMLDIGRKMLNKMIMEGAAADQLTFNMLIRKFSETGKVGMACDLVGVMDMLGVSANIETHGAILNGLFRCSNFQASSVLLYEMLAKGFAPEHTHYITLINGMCRVGDIQGAFELKDQMGALGVTSRDIAESAMVRGLAKCGKIEDAMLVFDHMLRMKLIPTTATFTTLMHMFCKEANLEEALKLRGVMERCGLKLDVPVFNVLISGLCANGDVVAAFALYKEMKQRGLLPNVTTYTLLIGAVSAENNLIEGEQLLEDLCERGLISGNWDGNALTLHEVLMISMQKLNSLRRIKGTNTKTCSEST; this is encoded by the exons ATGTTGTCCTCAACGGCTAGGCCGAAGCAATTCGCTCTAGGTTCCCACGCAGTTTCAAAGCTCAGAGCTTTCCATGCTTTCTCCCAGAAAAATCCCAATCCGAATCTCGGAGCCGACGGCGCCAAAAGCATCGCTCGTGAAAATCCACAAGCCTCCG GTTCAGAAATGGAGAAGAGCATATATGCAATTCTGACCATTGATCGTTGGGTGTCACTGAACCACATGGAGTATAGGATGGCTTCTCTCAGACCAGTTCATGGAAAGCTGGCTTTGAAGTTTCTAAATTGGGTCATCGAACAATCTGGTTTGGAACTCAACCATTTGACTCATATACTTTCTGTCACAACCCATATACTTGTTCGAGCTAGAATGTATGATTCTGCCAAATCAGTTTTGGGGCATTTGTTGCAAATGGATTTTGGCCCGAAATCTGTTTTCAGTGCTCTAATGGACACCTACCCGCTTTGCAATTCAAACCCTTCGGTTTTTGACCTTCTAATTAGAGTATATTTGAGGGAAGGAATGGCTGGTTGTGCTGTAGAGGCTTCGTATTTGATGGGTTTGAGGGGATTTAGACCGTCTACTTGTACCTGTAATATGATCCTAGCTTTGTTGGCAAAGGACCAGAAAGCAGCATCAGTATGGTCTTTTTTCAAAGAAATGCTTGCTCAGAAGGTATGCCCTGATGTTGCTACTTTTAATATATTGATTGGTGTTTTATGTGCGGAAGGGAAGCTTAAGAGAGCTAgttatcttttgagaaagatGGAAAAGAGTGGCTATGCTCCGAACACAGTTACTTATAACACTTTGCTCAATTGGTACTGCAAAAAGGGGAGGTATAAAGCAGCCTTTGAGCTTATTGATCATATGGGTTCAAAGGGTATAGAAGCAGATGTGTGTACATATAACATGCTTATTGGCGATTTATGTAGAAATAATAGAAGTGCAAAAAGTTATCTGCTgttgaagaaaatgagaaggaagaagtTATCTCCAAATGAGGTTACTTACAATACTCTTATTAACGGGTTTGTTAAGGAGGGGAAAATTGATGTTGCTACCAGGGTTTTTGACGAGATGTCTAGGTTTAATCTATCACCAAATTCTGTTACTTTCAATGCTTTGATTAATGGCCTCTCTCAAAATGGTAAGCTTGACGAAGCTTTCAGACTTTTCGACATGATGGAAGCAACGGGAATAAGACCTACTGAAGTCAGCTATGGGGCTCTTTTGAATGGGCTGTGTAAGCATGCCAAGTTTGATTTAGCAAGAAGTGTTATTGAGAAATTGCGGATGGATGGGATTGCTGTTAGTTGTATTATGTATACAGAGATCATGGATGGGTTATGCAAAAATGGGTTGCTTGATGAAGCTATGAAATTCTTTAATATGATGGTCCAGGATGGCATGAATCCCGATATTGTAGCATTTTCAGTGCTCATAAATGGACTTTGCAGAGCTGGGAAGATGAAACATGCGAAGGAGATGGTATGTAAAATCTATAAAGCTGGCCTTTCACCGAATAGAATAATATATTCTACTTTAATCTATAACTCTTGCAAGATGGGTAACATAGCGGAAGCATGTAACATTTATGCAGCTATGAACTGCACCGGTCATGGTGCTGACCATTTCACATGTAATCTATTGGTTGGTTCCCTTTGTGAAGCTGGAAAGCTGGGAGTGGCAGAAGATTTCATGTGTCATATGAGCAGTATCAGTCTTGATCCCAATTCTGTTACTTTCGATTGTCTAATAAATGGCTACGGAAGCATGGGAAATGGATTGAAAGCACTCTCTATATTTGATGAAATGATTAAATCAGGGCATCATCCAAGCCCATTCACATATGGAAGTATACTGAAAGGGCTATGCAAGGGTGGAAATTTGGGGGAGGCAAAGAAATTTTTGAAGAAACTCCACGGCATTCCATATGCTGTTGATACTGTTGTGTACAATACAATACTGCATGAGACATGTAAATCTGGAAATCTGCATGAGGCTGTTTCCCTTCTTGATGAGATGGTTGAGAATAACGTTCTGCCTGATAATTATACGTATGGTAGCCTTCTTGCTGGGTTATGTTGGAAGGGAAAAATTGTTGCTGCCATCCTGTTGTTCGGGAAAGTGATGGAAAAGGTGACTCTCTCACAAAGTGCAACGATGTATACCTGTCTAGTTGATGGCCTTTTCAAGACCGGCCAGTCAAAGGCTGCTTCATATCTCTTTGAAGAGATGGAAAACAAAGGTTTATACTCAGATACTATTGCTTGCAATGTAATGATAGATGGATACTCAAGGATGGGAAAAATGACGAAGGCAAAAGAACTCTTTTCAACTATGGGGAGCCAAAGATTGCCCCCTAATTTGGATACATATAATATTCTCTTGCATGGATACTCGAAAAACCGGGACCTCTTGACATGCTCTGGTTTATACAAGAAAATGATCCGGGCTGGATTATATCCTGATAAATTGACATTCCACTCTCTTATTCAGGGATTATGTGAGTCTGGTATGTTGGATATTGGCCGCAAAATGTTGAATAAGATGATAATGGAAGGTGCTGCAGCTGATCAGTTAACATTTAACATGCTTATTAGAAAGTTTTCTGAGACGGGTAAGGTGGGGATGGCCTGTGATCTTGTTGGGGTCATGGATATGTTAGGAGTTTCTGCTAATATAGAAACCCATGGCGCAATCTTGAATGGACTATTTAGATGCTCGAATTTCCAAGCATCCAGTGTTCTTCTTTATGAAATGTTGGCCAAAGGTTTCGCTCCTGAGCATACACATTATATCACCCTAATTAATGGTATGTGTAGAGTGGGAGATATACAAGGAGCATTCGAGCTAAAAGATCAGATGGGAGCTCTTGGTGTCACTTCACGTGACATTGCTGAGAGTGCTATGGTTAGAGGGCTTGCAAAATGTGGGAAGATTGAAGACGCCATGCTTGTTTTTGATCACATGCTTCGGATGAAACTCATTCCAACGACTGCTACTTTTACTACTTTGATGCACATGTTCTGTAAAGAAGCCAACCTTGAAGAGGCTCTAAAACTGAGGGGTGTAATGGAACGTTGTGGTCTGAAGCTTGATGTTCCAGTGTTTAATGTTCTGATTTCAGGCCTTTGTGCTAATGGCGATGTTGTGGCTGCATTTGCGCTTTATAAGGAGATGAAACAAAGAGGGCTGCTGCCCAACGTGACAACATATACTCTGCTCATTGGTGCTGTTTCTGCCGAAAATAATCTTATCGAAGGTGAACAACTTTTGGAAGATTTATGTGAAAGGGGATTGATATCTGGAAATTGGGATGGAAATGCCCTAACGCTACATGAGGTTTTGATGATTTCAATGCAAAAACTCAATTCTTTGAGGCGCATAAAAGGAACTAATACTAAGACGTGTAGTGAATCAACATAA
- the LOC126616305 gene encoding protein NOI4 has protein sequence MSEKGRPLPKFGEWDVNDPASAEGFTVIFNKARDEKKTGGKPESPGKADPNIRQGGVDPGTGRPSSKKWFCCLHQPQTES, from the exons ATGTCG GAAAAAGGCAGGCCACTCCCAAAATTTGGTGAATGGGACGTCAATGATCCTGCTTCAGCTGAGGGGTTTACTGTGATCTTTAACAAGGCTAGGGATGAGAAGAAGACAGGTGGAAAACCCGAGTCACCAGGAAAGGCTGATCCTAATATCAGGCAGGGAGGAGTGGATCCTGGCACTGGCCGGCCTTCATCT AAAAAATGGTTTTGCTGCCTTCATCAACCACAGACCGAGTCTTGA
- the LOC126616295 gene encoding transmembrane emp24 domain-containing protein p24beta2-like, whose product MKVGFSNCAAVLLLTFLLSLEAAFGIRFVIDREECFSHNVQYEGDTVHISFVVIKVDASWHHTQDGVDLMVKGPSGDKIHDFRDKTTEKYDFVAHHKGIHQFCFTNKSPYHETIDFDIHVSHFTYYDQHAKDEHFNPLLEQVSKLEEALYNIQFEQHWLEAQTERQAIANEAMGRRAIHKVFFESAALVGASLLQVFLLRRLFERKLGMTRV is encoded by the exons ATGAAAGTTGGGTTTTCGAATTGTGCTGCTGTTTTGCTGCTGACATTTTTGTTGAGCCTAGAAGCAGCTTTTGGAATCAGATTTGTGATTGACAGAGAAGAGTGCTTCTCTCATAATGTTCAATACGAAGGAGATACCGTCCACATTTCTTTCGTTGTTATTAAGGTTGATGCGTCGTGGCATCATACTCAAGACGGTGTTGATCTCATG GTGAAGGGGCCTTCCGGTGACAAGATTCATGATTTTCGTGACAAGACTACCGAGAAGTATGACTTTGTCGCTCATCACAAGGGAATCCATCAGTTTTGCTTCACTAACAAGTCTCCTTATCATGAAACCATAGATTTCGATATACATGTTAGCCATTTTACGTACTATGATCAACACGCAAAAGATG AGCACTTTAATCCGTTGTTAGAACAGGTATCAAAGTTAGAGGAGGCTCTTTATAACATTCAATTTGAGCAGCATTGGCTAGAGGCTCAGACCGAACGACAGGCAATAG CAAACGAAGCAATGGGCCGGAGGGCGATCCATAAGGTTTTCTTCGAATCAGCAGCCCTTGTTGGTGCCAGTCTTCTCCAAGTTTTCCTACTTCGCCGCCTTTTTGAACGGAAGCTTGGGATGACTAGAGTCTAA